gttctgggctgttttttgggtgttttgggctgttctgggctgttttttgggtggttttgggctatttttgggctgttctgggctgttttttgggtgtttttgggctgttctgggctgttttttgggtggttttgggctatttttgggctgttctgggctgttttttgggtggttttgggctatttttgggctgttctgggctgttttttgggtggttttgggctatttttgggctgttttgggctgttttttgggtgttttgggctatttttgggctgttctgggctgttttttgggtgtttttgggctgttctgggctgttttttgggtggttttgggctatttttgggctgttttgggctgttttttgggtgttttgggctatttttgggctgttctgggctgttttttgggtgttttgggctatttttgggctgttctgggctgttttttgggtgtttttgggctgttctgggctgttttttgggtgttttgggctatttttgggctgttttgggctgttttttggGTGTTCTGGGCTGTCTTTGGTCCCTTTCCTTGACCCTGGTGCAGCCCCGAGGACTCGATCCGGGACCTGAAGAAGTTGATCGCAGCCCAGACCGGAACCCGCTGGGACAAGATCGTGCTCAAAAAATggtctgggggggctgggggcacctggggggcacctggggggtttggggggctctAAAGGGGCACCTGAGGGAGTTTTGGGGCACacctgaggggtttggggggctctAAGGGGGCACCTGAGGGGTACCTGGGGGAtctgaggggctggggatgagTTTGAGAGGTTCTagggggacacctggggagttttgggggacacgtgggagggtttgggggggcacGTGAGGAGTTTTGGGGGAACACCTGGTGGGTTTTGGGGACACCTGAGAGGTTTTGGGGACtcctgaggggttttggggggtctggggtcaCACAGGGCCACCCCAAGGGTTTGGGGTTGTCAGGAGGGAAcccctggattttggggaagggGTGAcacctctctctcccctcccccccccagGTACACCATCTTCAAGGACCACGTGACGCTGGGGGACTGTAtccacctgggaccccaaaaacacccaaaaaccctccccaaaatccttcaacctccaaaaaccccaaaatctttCAACCCCAGAATCCTCCAACCCCCCAAagcccctccccaaatccttcGACCCCCTCccacccaaaacccccaaaaacttTTGGGATTTTCCTTGACTCTGCCTCCAGATGAGATCCACGATGGGATGAACCTGGAGCTCTACTACCAAtagctcccagtgctcccagtccatcccagtccctcccaatccctcccagtccatcccagtgctcccagttcatcccagtccatcccagtccatcccagttcatcccagtgtccctcacgcccatttttaccccattgGAGCCGCGTTGAGGCTCCGGACCCGCCCCGtttgtttataaataaaagcGATTTTGGGGCCTCCGGGCGGTTCGGGGGGATTTTATGGCGATATATCGGGATCGTGTCGGGATATCGCGATTTTATGGCTTGGTATCGCGATGTGACACCTGAGCTTGGATCCCGCCTGGGAACCCAGAGCTCCCGACATGGATTAAAGCCACGAGATGTGGGAATCGCCGGCGATACGGAGGAGAATCGCGACAGAGGGGCGGGGACGGCTCGGGTCAGGCGCTGAAAGGGGCGGCCCCGTTGCTATGGTAATGGCGGGTTTCCAATCAGGCACTAGGGAGGACAGCTCGGTTGCTATGGCAGCGGGGACCTTCTTTAACCACGGTCGCGCGCAGCCCCGTCGCTATGGTAACGGCGGGTTTCCAATCAGGCACTAGGCAGGACAGCTCTGTCGCCATGGCAGCGGGGGCCTTTCCCGGGGGCGGCGCGCGGGCAGCCCCGTCGCTATGGTAACGGCGGGTTTCCAATCAGGCACTAGGCAGGACACCTCTGTCGCCATGGCAGCGGGGGCCTTTCCCGGGAACGGCGCGCGGGCAGCCCCGTCGCTGCGGTAACGGCGGATTTCCGACATGGGGGTTTTCGGGGGGGCACCcggagggtttggggggcacTACCGGAGCTCTACCACCAACAGCGGCCCCACCCAGAGCccccagtacatcccagttGAATCCCAGTTCTCCCATTTCTCCATTTTATGTTCAAATCTTTTCCAcgaaaatacaaaaatatcccggggtgacagtgacagtgacaggctCAGATTGGCACCGGGGGGGTCTCTCCCGTATTTGGGGgccccaccccccccaaaacGCCCCgtggggggggaggggcagTGGTGTCCCAGGGGGGGCCCAGGAGTGTTGGGGGAGGGGTTCCAAAAATAGAGGGGTCCCAAAATGGGGGGGGGGATGGGTTTCCCCCAAAAGCTTTGGGGGGTCTCCGTGGtggaggggggggggggctTCGGATTTGGGGGTACCCAGGTCCAAGCGGGGGGTACAGGAAATCTGgggggtttggaatttgggggtACCCAGCAGGTCCAGGGGGGTCCTGAGAGGAGGGGGGTCCTCAGGGCACTTTGGGGGTCCAgcagattttttgggggggggttcCCCAACCATGGGGGGCCCCACCCAGGGTAAGCATTGCAAGAGGACCCCCAAAGTTGGGGGGTCCCCAGTTCTGGGGGGGTCCCCAATGGGAGGGTCCCCAGTCAtgaaggggggggggggggattCCCAATCCTGGGGGGGTCCTCAAAGGGGGTCCCTGATCGGGGGTTCCCCAGTCCCAGGAGGGGGTTCCCCAATCTCGGGGGGGGTTCCCCAGTCTCGGGGGGGGTTCCCCAATCCCCAGGGGCTCCCCAATCCCCGGGGGGCTCCCAGCCCCTAGCAGCGCCCCGCCTTGGCGTCCCCGATGGCGCCCCAGACGTCGAACACGAACTCGTCGGGGAAAGCGAAATCGCCGAGCTGCGAGTCCAGAGCCTCGGCCAGAGCGTCGGGATCGCGCGCGTCGCGGCCCAGCTCCACCATGGTGGCGGctgtgggacatggggacatcagggacatcagggacagggacagggacaggtacagagacatggggacaggacagggacatcagggacatcagggacaggtacagggacatggggacatcagggacagggacagggacatggggacatcagggacagggacagggacatggggacactgggacagggacatggggacaggtacagggacatcagggacagggacagggacacagggcagagCGTCGTGGCTCAGCTCCACCATGGTGGCAGCtaagggacaggacagggacatcagggacaggacagggacatggggacatcagggacatggggacaggtacagggacatcagggacagggacagggacacagggcagagCGTCGTGGCTCAGCTCCACCATGGTGGCAGCtaagggacaggacagggacatcagggacaggacagggacatggggacatcagggacatggggacaggtacagggacatggggacatcagggacatggggacatcagggacaggtacagggacatcagggacagagacagggacatcagggacagctggggacatcagggacatggggacatcagggacacagggcagagCGTCGTGGCCCAGCTCCACCATGGTGGCAGCtaagggacagggacatggggacatcagggacagggacagggacatggggacatcagggacaggacagggatagggacacggggacatcagggacagggacatggggacagggacatgggtACACGGGGATAttgaggacagggacagggacagggcatcAGGGACATCAGGAGACATCGAGGGTGTTGTCCAAGGTCCAGGGGATTCCCCAGGATATTCGGGGTCCcccccaggattttggggtccccccgggTTTGGGAATCACCCAGCTCGCTGTCCCAGATGTaactccccaaaaaccccagggGATCcagggcagtttgggggtgTTCCCAGAAGATTCGGGGTCCcccaggggattttggggattccccaggattttgggatccccCCAGGATATTTGGGGTCCCCCCAGGATTTCAGGGttccccaggattttggggctcaccCAGCTCGCTGTCCCGGATGCCCATGTAGCTCTCCAGCAGATCGTCCACCTTGGCCACCGCGCGCTCCTCGAAGGCCGAGGGCtgggggggaatttggggggattcGGGGGGTCCTTGAGGGTCCcggggggggtttggggggtctTAGGGGGATTTAGGGGGAGTTTGGGGAATCTCAGAGGGCCCCAGGGGGATTTAAGGGGGTcccagggggattttggggaacTTTGGGGGATCCTCAGGGGTCCCAGGCGacattttggggtcccaggaatgaattttgggattccagggatggattttggggtgcccaggtgaCATTTCGGGATGCCCAGGtgagttttggggtccccaggtgagttttggggtccccaggtacattttggggtccccaggtgATATTATGGGATGctcacctgctcctgcagcGTGGCCGGGCCCCTCGAGCGCAGCCTCAGCGTCCCCCGGGACCCCCAACCCCCCTGGGGGGCAGCGCCCCGAGAGCCCCCCGAGCGCGGCCCGATCCCctctgggacagacagacacagggacagggggacagacagagggacagacagagggacaggagagacggacacacggacacagggacagggggacagagagatggacagggggacagacagagggacagagagagggacaggagagacggacacacggacacagggacaggacaaatGGACAGGAGGACAGAACAGATGGACACATGGACAGAGGAacaggggacagacagacagaacaGGGGGAGTCACTGGGGGTCCCCATTGAGGGGGCACCCTCAGAACccccccagcacacccaggtggatcccagtataacccagtataGCCCAGTACAGTCGTGTCTAAACCAGTATAGCCCAGTATAGCCCAGTTCCCCCAGTCTCACCCCAGGCCCGTCTGGGCACGGTCtgcccagtgcccatcccagttcaatcccagtccatcccagtcaatcccagtataacccagtcTCACCCCAGGGCCTCCTGGGCTTGGTCAGGCTCAGCCTGAAGTGGTGCCcgcagggcagctcctgcagcctccgTGCCCATCCCAGTcaatcccagtccatcccagtccatcccagttcaatcccagtataacccagttCCCCCAGTCTCACCCCAGGCCCTCCTGGGCTCGGTGAGGCTCAGCCTGAAGCGGTGCCCgcggggcagctcctgcagcctccgTGCCCATCCCATcaatcccagtccatcccagtccatcccatcaatcccagtccatcccagtcccatcccagttcaatcccagttcccccagtctCACCCCATGCCCTGCGTGGCTCGGTGAGGCTCAGCCTGAAGCGGTGCCCgtggggcagctcctgcagcctccgTGCCCATCCCAGtcaatcccatcaatcccagtccatcccagtccatcccagttcaatcccagtataacccagtcTCACCCCAGGCCCGTCTGGGCTCGGTGAGGCTCAGCCTGAAGCGGTGCCCgcggggcagctcctgcagcctccgTGCCC
This sequence is a window from Oenanthe melanoleuca isolate GR-GAL-2019-014 chromosome 25, OMel1.0, whole genome shotgun sequence. Protein-coding genes within it:
- the UBL5 gene encoding ubiquitin-like protein 5, which encodes MIEVVCNDRLGKKVRVKCNPEDSIRDLKKLIAAQTGTRWDKIVLKKWYTIFKDHVTLGDYEIHDGMNLELYYQ